One Lagopus muta isolate bLagMut1 chromosome 10, bLagMut1 primary, whole genome shotgun sequence DNA segment encodes these proteins:
- the GOLM2 gene encoding protein GOLM2 isoform X2, with the protein MVGFGANRRGGRLPSFLLAALLLVIAVLAFNCWNAASRQAVLREELAELQSQAKRTEVARGRLEKRNSDLLGRVDSHRKQLEQKEADYSQLSSRLQARDGQVKRCEDSRVKLQNNISYQMADIHRLKEQLAELRQEFIRQEDQLHEYKKNNTYLMRRLEYDSLQCGQQIKEMRMQHEENMKKLMDQIVQEQKATQRIQSIKDAEINPNGDDQAMSKIVPEVEVKNAENNELPSDRGGNGKEKVKPGGDAGMPEIEDNDPAKAEDTPTAIKKPLISAPRSDNHQSALHPPTEQPHAPNLAPGLRSDNDGNADIVKERPPNSLQHLNFGENMESQNENKIEADHIDLQKSRAVDLQKMKQNDEERDLQNDLVDYSKPRFGDGVL; encoded by the exons ATGGTGGGCTTCGGGGCCAACCGCAGGGGCGGCCGCCTGCCCTCCTTCCTGCTGGCCGCCCTGCTGCTCGTCATCGCCGTCCTCGCCTTCAACTGCTGGAACGCGGCGTCCCGCCAGGCCGTGCTGCGGGAGGAGCTGGCCGAGCTGCAGAGCCAGGCCAAGCGCACCGAGGTGGCCCGAGGGCGGCTGGAGAAGCGCAACTCCGACCTGCTGGGCCGGGTGGATTCGCACCGcaagcagctggagcagaaggAGGCGGATTACAGCCAGCTGAGCAGCCGGCTGCAGGCCAGGGACGGGCAGGTGAAGCGCTGCGAGGACAGCAGG GTGAAGCTGCAGAACAACATATCGTACCAGATGGCAGACATACATCGTTTGAAGG AACAACTGGCAGAATTACGTCAGGAATTCATCCGCCAGGAAGATCAGCTGCACGAGTACAAGAAGAACAACACTTACCTGATGAGGAGGCTGGAGTACGACAG TCTGCAGTGTGGGCAGCAGATCAAGGAAATGAGAATGCAacatgaagaaaacatgaagaaattaatGGACCAGATTGTTCAGGAACAAAAG GCAACACAGAGAATTCAGTCCATCAAAGATGCTGAGATAAATCCCAATGGTGATGACCAGGCAATGTCTAAGATTGTTCCAGAGGTGGaagttaaaaatgcagaaaataacgAGCTGCCTTCAGATCGTGGTGGAAATGGCAAAG AGAAAGTCAAACCAGGAGGAGATGCAGGCATGCCTGAAATAGAAGACAATGACCCTGCTAAAGCTGAAGATACTCCCACTG CTATAAAGAAGCCACTTATTTCAGCTCCCAGAAGCGATAATCATCAGTCTGCGCTACACCCTCCAACTGAACAGCCCCACGCTCCAAATCTGGCACCAG GTCTGCGTAGTGACAATGATGGAAATGCTGATATTGTGAAAGAGAGACCTCCAAACTCTCTTCAGCACTTAAATTTTGGTGAAAATATGGAAagtcagaatgaaaacaaaattgaagcAGACCATATAGaccttcagaaaagcagagctgtcgACTTGCAAAAGATGAAGCAAA